From the Ruminiclostridium josui JCM 17888 genome, one window contains:
- a CDS encoding AgrD family cyclic lactone autoinducer peptide, with the protein MKGKIKLLVLTVLSLIGVFAATASAGACWFWSYYQKECPKSLLK; encoded by the coding sequence ATGAAGGGTAAAATTAAATTACTGGTACTAACTGTTCTATCTCTAATCGGAGTATTTGCAGCTACTGCGTCTGCAGGTGCATGCTGGTTTTGGTCTTATTATCAAAAAGAATGCCCAAAATCATTACTCAAGTAA
- a CDS encoding NAD(P)H-dependent glycerol-3-phosphate dehydrogenase — translation MNRNIAIVGAGSMGTAMAVLLSKNGNKVRLWSPMVEEIEMLKKNREHITRLPGVKVPESVEFTNDIKEACKEAEVVVLAVPSQTTRQNCKTLAGIISKDTIVVTCSKGIENETCKLLAEIMKEELPNNNVAVLSGPSHAEEIGRDIPTTVVAACEKIEIAEFLQDLFMTPNFRVYTNTDVVGVELGGALKNIIALCAGISDGLGYGDNTKAALMTRGIAEISRLGVAMGGHADTFSGLTGVGDLIVTCTSMHSRNRRAGILIGQGKSVQEALDEVNMVVEGVATTKPAYELAKKLGVSMPITEQAYKILFEGKDPRSAVGALMTRDKKTEM, via the coding sequence ATGAATAGAAATATAGCAATTGTTGGTGCGGGAAGCATGGGTACAGCAATGGCAGTATTGTTATCTAAGAACGGTAACAAGGTTAGATTGTGGTCACCTATGGTAGAAGAAATAGAAATGTTAAAGAAAAACAGGGAACATATTACACGATTGCCTGGAGTTAAAGTTCCTGAAAGTGTTGAATTTACCAATGATATTAAAGAGGCATGCAAAGAGGCAGAAGTAGTTGTGCTGGCTGTTCCGTCACAGACTACAAGGCAGAACTGTAAAACTCTTGCTGGCATTATATCAAAGGATACTATTGTTGTTACCTGCTCTAAGGGAATTGAAAATGAAACTTGTAAGTTGCTTGCAGAAATAATGAAAGAAGAACTGCCTAATAACAACGTGGCAGTATTATCAGGACCAAGCCATGCAGAAGAAATAGGAAGGGATATACCTACTACTGTAGTAGCTGCTTGTGAAAAAATAGAAATTGCTGAGTTCCTTCAGGATTTGTTTATGACTCCGAATTTCAGAGTTTACACAAATACCGATGTAGTAGGGGTTGAACTGGGAGGAGCACTTAAAAATATTATTGCATTATGTGCTGGAATATCAGATGGCCTGGGATATGGTGACAATACAAAAGCCGCTCTTATGACAAGAGGAATTGCAGAAATATCCAGATTGGGTGTAGCCATGGGAGGGCATGCTGACACTTTTTCGGGCCTTACGGGAGTAGGCGACTTGATAGTTACATGTACGAGTATGCATAGCAGAAATAGAAGAGCCGGTATTTTGATTGGGCAGGGAAAGAGCGTACAGGAGGCATTGGATGAAGTAAATATGGTAGTGGAGGGTGTAGCAACTACAAAGCCTGCATATGAGCTGGCCAAAAAACTTGGTGTTTCAATGCCTATAACTGAACAAGCATATAAAATACTTTTTGAAGGTAAAGACCCCAGAAGTGCTGTAGGAGCATTAATGACAAGAGATAAAAAAACAGAAATGTAA
- the plsY gene encoding glycerol-3-phosphate 1-O-acyltransferase PlsY, with protein MGLFLIKILLVIIIGYLLGSLNTSIVVGKIYGTDIRKHGSGNAGMTNTLRTLGKTAAVLVIIGDIIKGVLSYIIGNLIITSIPDDSIKLYISGMGGMVGGIAAIAGHNWPIYFGFKGGKGILTSFSVVMMMDWKLGLILLGLFVIIVAITRYVSLGSILACVAFPIAAAIKGNGLVFIIFAAILSILAIARHNGNIKRLLNGTESKIGEKKKV; from the coding sequence ATGGGTCTTTTTTTAATAAAGATTTTATTGGTTATAATTATAGGATATCTCCTTGGAAGCTTGAACACTTCCATTGTTGTGGGAAAAATTTACGGAACTGATATACGTAAGCATGGCAGTGGTAATGCTGGAATGACAAATACATTGAGGACACTTGGGAAAACTGCAGCTGTTCTTGTAATAATCGGAGATATTATTAAAGGAGTTTTATCATATATTATTGGTAACTTGATTATTACTTCTATACCTGATGATTCAATTAAATTGTATATTTCAGGGATGGGTGGTATGGTTGGTGGTATTGCTGCTATAGCAGGTCATAACTGGCCAATATACTTCGGGTTTAAAGGCGGAAAGGGTATTCTCACTTCATTTTCAGTAGTAATGATGATGGATTGGAAACTTGGCCTTATTCTTTTGGGTTTGTTTGTTATAATAGTAGCTATTACCAGATATGTATCACTGGGATCAATATTGGCATGTGTAGCTTTTCCAATAGCTGCTGCTATAAAAGGTAACGGTTTGGTTTTTATTATTTTTGCGGCAATACTGTCAATATTAGCGATTGCCCGTCATAATGGGAATATTAAGAGACTTTTGAATGGAACAGAATCAAAAATCGGTGAAAAGAAAAAAGTTTGA
- the spoIVA gene encoding stage IV sporulation protein A, with protein sequence MDKFNIYQQIAERTQGDIYIGIVGPVRTGKSTFIKRFMELLVIPNIENTYQKERAIDELPQSASGRTIMTTEPKFIPNEAVEVVIDENVQIKVRMIDCVGYMVKGAMGHLENDAPRMVSTPWFDRQIPFEEAAELGTKKVINEHSTIGIVITTDGSISEIPREDYVEAERRVITELKAINKPFVVIINSTNPRDSETLKLRDELEQKYGVTVIAMDCLQMRIDDVDTIMEKVLHEFPICEIGINIPRWVEALDDSHWLKADIIDSIRNTFKAATKIRAIKDALPSFEQYEFVKRAAIDKVSLGEGTVLIDLSAADGLLYKILSEESGIEIEGEHKLISLIKDLARIKKEYDRVEYALHEVKVKGYGMVSPHMEELTLEEPEIIKQGNKFGVKLRASAPSIHIVRYKQKCNLNKRRYRNNKTA encoded by the coding sequence GTGGATAAATTCAACATATACCAGCAAATAGCTGAAAGAACTCAAGGGGATATTTACATAGGAATTGTGGGACCTGTAAGAACGGGAAAATCAACTTTTATTAAAAGGTTCATGGAATTGTTGGTTATCCCAAATATAGAGAACACATATCAAAAAGAGAGGGCAATAGATGAACTTCCGCAAAGTGCATCCGGAAGAACTATAATGACCACTGAACCTAAATTTATCCCCAATGAAGCAGTAGAAGTTGTTATTGACGAAAATGTGCAGATTAAAGTAAGAATGATTGACTGTGTGGGTTACATGGTAAAAGGTGCAATGGGACATTTGGAGAATGATGCACCGAGAATGGTTTCAACACCGTGGTTTGATCGTCAGATACCTTTTGAGGAAGCAGCTGAGCTTGGTACTAAGAAAGTAATCAATGAACATTCAACCATAGGTATTGTAATCACAACAGACGGCTCAATTTCTGAAATTCCAAGAGAGGATTATGTTGAAGCTGAAAGAAGAGTAATAACAGAGCTAAAGGCTATTAATAAACCTTTTGTAGTGATTATTAATTCAACAAATCCCAGGGATTCAGAGACACTGAAATTGCGTGACGAGTTGGAGCAAAAGTACGGTGTAACCGTAATTGCAATGGATTGTCTGCAGATGAGAATTGATGATGTTGATACGATTATGGAAAAGGTTCTGCACGAGTTCCCTATCTGTGAAATAGGTATAAATATACCGAGATGGGTGGAAGCTTTGGATGATTCTCATTGGCTAAAAGCAGATATTATTGACTCAATCAGGAATACTTTTAAAGCAGCTACGAAAATACGTGCAATAAAGGACGCTCTGCCTTCTTTTGAACAATATGAATTTGTCAAAAGGGCTGCTATAGATAAGGTAAGTCTAGGAGAAGGCACTGTATTAATCGATTTATCGGCTGCTGATGGACTTTTGTATAAGATTTTAAGTGAAGAGTCAGGAATAGAAATAGAGGGTGAGCATAAACTTATAAGTCTTATAAAAGATCTTGCAAGAATAAAGAAGGAATATGACAGAGTAGAATATGCCTTACATGAAGTTAAGGTTAAGGGGTATGGTATGGTCTCACCGCATATGGAAGAACTCACGTTGGAAGAACCTGAGATTATCAAGCAGGGTAACAAGTTTGGGGTAAAACTTAGAGCAAGTGCTCCTTCAATACATATTGTTAGGTACAAACAGAAGTGTAATCTTAACAAGAGGAGGTACAGGAACAACAAAACCGCGTGA
- a CDS encoding sensor histidine kinase: MFIIGQLLINTVFAMITAYITYLFLKNNFNLKVQMNFLVAFIACNGVLNGVLSTLWMSVLPIPSNLQFLKSILLTILNVILIRYLLRVEWLKSVLSFCLIILFVGVGNFTVPLIFYSVGINATPETINNNLFLFFIMNLIIYCLALVLIKFIPYAKLIGNIKNHTPIGILLFITILIMASFLGMHFVVHFDPVSFVIVLISSLSYFFFSAWYINIYHKYEMKKEEQKQQEFYNESLANTLHDLRRIKHDQMNHLSVLYAMHQMNKYEAAASYLKEIIGTSQSIGNTAIYNIKNAGLFGLISSKVNYANSLGISFNLDTIGEVDSIPNIKISDLCEVIGIYLDNALEEVLSNGKLKLDMKILSTDESLTIRIENECVKTPNTKSSSKGAGRGNGLVIANKILASYKNISSSTIFDEKRMVFAQVIRIAKEA; this comes from the coding sequence GTGTTTATAATTGGTCAGCTGTTAATAAATACAGTTTTTGCAATGATAACTGCCTACATAACTTACTTATTTCTTAAAAATAATTTTAATTTAAAAGTACAAATGAATTTTTTAGTTGCATTTATTGCTTGTAATGGTGTACTAAACGGAGTTTTGTCTACTTTATGGATGAGTGTACTTCCCATACCCAGTAATTTGCAATTTTTAAAATCTATTCTATTGACAATTCTCAATGTAATACTAATTAGGTACCTATTACGTGTTGAATGGCTAAAATCGGTATTATCCTTTTGTTTGATTATACTTTTTGTTGGAGTAGGAAATTTCACCGTACCATTGATTTTTTATTCTGTAGGTATTAATGCAACACCTGAGACAATAAATAATAATCTATTTTTATTTTTTATTATGAATTTGATTATTTACTGCCTAGCTCTGGTTCTTATTAAATTTATACCTTATGCTAAATTAATCGGAAATATAAAAAACCATACTCCCATAGGCATTTTACTTTTTATTACCATATTGATAATGGCCTCTTTTCTTGGAATGCATTTCGTAGTTCACTTTGACCCTGTCTCGTTTGTTATTGTACTTATTTCATCTTTATCATATTTCTTCTTCTCGGCTTGGTATATAAACATCTATCATAAATACGAAATGAAGAAAGAAGAACAAAAACAGCAGGAATTCTATAATGAATCTCTTGCCAATACACTTCATGATTTAAGACGTATAAAACATGATCAAATGAATCACCTTTCTGTCTTATATGCTATGCACCAAATGAACAAGTATGAAGCGGCTGCTTCATATCTAAAAGAAATAATAGGAACAAGTCAAAGTATAGGAAATACCGCTATATATAACATTAAGAATGCCGGACTATTCGGATTAATATCCTCTAAAGTAAACTATGCCAATAGCCTTGGAATTAGTTTTAACTTGGATACCATCGGAGAAGTTGATTCTATTCCCAATATTAAAATTTCTGATTTATGTGAAGTAATAGGCATTTATCTTGACAATGCATTGGAGGAGGTTTTAAGTAACGGAAAACTTAAGCTTGATATGAAAATTTTAAGTACAGATGAGAGTCTTACAATTAGAATAGAAAACGAATGCGTTAAAACACCAAACACGAAAAGTTCATCAAAGGGAGCAGGACGTGGAAACGGGTTAGTCATTGCAAATAAAATACTTGCTTCATATAAAAATATTTCAAGTTCTACTATATTTGATGAAAAAAGAATGGTATTCGCACAAGTTATTAGAATAGCAAAAGAGGCTTAA
- a CDS encoding accessory gene regulator ArgB-like protein, with product MLEEITKKITNEIVLNIPGISEEKAEQIDYGLYMAFADGLKLLAVLLTALFLGQLKYAVVAVIVFSLNKSYLGGVHAKTQIGCVITHFLFIFGTVYLAQILNIKFLNIVLFAISGILTFLYAPADLTSKPIVTEKRKKELRIKGSILLAICFVITLIVPDIYSNIISVITLISAVNITPIVYRLTKNKRGGIIT from the coding sequence GTGCTAGAGGAAATAACAAAGAAAATCACTAATGAGATTGTTTTAAATATTCCGGGAATCTCAGAAGAAAAAGCTGAGCAAATTGATTATGGTTTGTATATGGCTTTTGCAGATGGTTTGAAATTACTTGCAGTGTTACTTACAGCTTTATTTCTGGGACAATTGAAGTATGCGGTAGTTGCTGTAATAGTTTTCTCATTAAACAAATCCTACTTAGGAGGAGTACATGCAAAAACGCAAATTGGATGTGTAATCACTCACTTTTTATTTATATTCGGTACTGTATATCTGGCACAGATTCTTAATATTAAATTCTTAAATATAGTTTTATTTGCTATATCAGGGATTTTGACATTTTTATACGCACCTGCAGATCTGACGTCAAAACCAATTGTAACTGAGAAAAGAAAAAAGGAGTTAAGGATAAAGGGTAGTATTTTATTAGCAATATGCTTTGTTATTACACTTATAGTTCCTGACATTTACTCAAATATCATTTCAGTAATTACACTAATATCAGCGGTTAATATTACACCTATAGTGTATAGATTAACAAAAAATAAGAGGGGTGGGATAATTACATGA
- a CDS encoding C40 family peptidase, with protein sequence MLQLKRMISGAATIVLCLGLFAFSSFADEIQTGTVSASVLNLRSEPGTTSKVLGSMTRGDKLSILESSGDWLKVKTSDGKTGWAFSQYVVLSKISDAKTSDKQSENSADQSEQIVNFAKTLLGTEYVYGGTTPKGFDCSGFVQYVFKHFDISLERVASKQATQGSSVSSQDLSAGDLVFFDTDGGHNSISHVGIYIGNGQFIHAASGSSTRKVIISDMTSGYYANNFMKAKRVIV encoded by the coding sequence ATGTTACAACTAAAGAGAATGATTTCCGGTGCAGCAACCATTGTGTTGTGCCTGGGATTGTTTGCATTTTCATCTTTTGCTGATGAAATTCAGACTGGAACAGTTTCCGCATCTGTTCTAAATCTCCGAAGTGAACCCGGAACAACTTCAAAGGTCTTAGGAAGTATGACCCGAGGGGACAAGCTCAGTATTCTTGAAAGTTCTGGTGATTGGTTAAAAGTAAAAACATCAGATGGTAAAACAGGTTGGGCTTTCAGTCAATATGTTGTTCTTTCCAAAATTTCTGATGCCAAAACATCAGACAAGCAGTCTGAAAATTCTGCTGACCAATCAGAGCAGATTGTGAATTTTGCAAAAACTTTATTGGGTACAGAGTATGTTTATGGAGGTACAACTCCTAAGGGCTTTGATTGCTCAGGATTTGTACAGTATGTTTTTAAGCACTTTGATATTTCATTAGAAAGGGTAGCTTCCAAGCAGGCAACCCAAGGCAGTAGTGTTTCAAGTCAAGACCTGAGTGCAGGTGATTTAGTTTTCTTTGACACAGATGGAGGTCACAACAGTATTAGCCATGTAGGGATATACATTGGCAACGGACAATTTATCCATGCGGCATCAGGAAGCTCTACACGAAAAGTTATAATTTCTGATATGACTTCCGGGTATTATGCAAACAATTTCATGAAAGCAAAACGAGTTATAGTATAA